The following coding sequences are from one Streptomyces dengpaensis window:
- a CDS encoding RHS repeat-associated core domain-containing protein, whose translation MGLLPAQSLAIPPDPGQAETGRETLSLEELKRDLPIPGKVFSRHLDTLKADIPKDLVQAPTGTTSPPSNLTGSVSFGSTTTPASARTAVTAADQAALTPVGTLPVSLGQAPDQLAPTGTWQVTIPDQASAVSQGVDGAVLVVQAPDTGSVPISVKLDYSKFKNLYGADWASRLRFVQFPDCYLQTPDDEACQTYEELETTNDTASKSLTATVDPATDGTVTPASAAPSSTNGSGVAQAAYRTSTSATPAAAGGTAVLGAVDSGGAEGGSFKATPLASDGKWEAGGSSGAFSWSYPLNVPSPPAGPAPKISFNYNSQAVDGRTAVSSPQASWIGEGWGYDPGHIERRYRSCQDDRKTLNSGAPNNTAKKDKTSDLCWVSYNAVMSLAGKTTELVRDAPAGSNPETDTEIYRPQQDDGTRVQRKTGGSNGDNNGEYWIVTTPDGTTYYYGLNQVGGGHADTDSVSTVPVFGNHPEEPCHATAFADSRCGAGKQQAWRWGLDKVVDVHGNVMVIDWHQSTNYYAVNKKFKSPEKYDRAAYPDVIEYGMRSSDLTKPSAKVDFVAAQRCLASATVCDGDNFDKTDDPGAYRPWWDSPGNLNCKSTSKLCPAFPSFWTRLRLSAVTTYGQRPGSGDLQKVDTYTLHQSFPQDWYDTSPGLWLNSITRTGYGPGDTTGTLQSKDGISFAPYTVGSTSPLHRRLKDRQLPNLVRNGTSDQRPGFTRPRIGTVSTEYGGDIEVEYTGGCSAPPAEDKGKSNGTCYPVRWSPDGDEKTPAKAWFNKYVVDAVIETDKVTSHGKPVITKYKYAGAAWAKSDDEFARPALWTYSDWRGYRQVTAIKGSKSVSQHGVPQSQSSSVTRYFQGSGGEVKDSMGKHTLLSDDAPQYAGMPAETITYRDSDGEILKRDLNFPWSQQTASRSRENEDGTDGDPLLAHRVGVKRTDAIQTVDDDGGWRAVRTLTSVDDTYGLPIQVETAVVKPNGTDETLSDQTCTKTFYVHNTSAWLIGLPKEQRTTATSCAGYDSADPGTQLKAAVRNTYDNLAYGDVPTKGLITSAAQTNGAGTSYSVVMTTTYDPLGRVRALTAPGVGTTEKQYTPGDEGGPVTSVKTVNAKGHATTTTYDPGRDLPLTVTDPNDRVSRSEYDDLGRLVKGWSPSRSSGGKSPNVEIEYQAAIATSDKNSPAAVTLKTLKDDGSFAREVTLYDGLTREVQKQTDAHGPGRIIVDTTYNDHGLVDDQTGAYLAKDEPDTELFAPRSKSQIPSWVKHRYDGLQREVRASTYHDGDYKHATYMEYGYTSTWVNPPGSTTPTTRTYTDALGRVTSIKHYTKEDSDATAGRTTKYEYDARGNRDKITDAAGNVWSYTFDARGRVTSSTDPDTGTTSTWYDDADRANHVKDARNQETFTEYDVLGRVLKVRQGSATATPVKEYTYDTLSGALGKPVASIRHTSNGDYINRVTGYDTEYSVTGSETVIPANSTTTGLAGTYAYEYTYTPTGKPQTVTLPAAGGLAKEKVVTRYNGDGLPESTSGTAWYTTDATYSPYGEVLRTVTGAQPYRVWTTNFVDPHTGRLQRTVTDRETADPHRITDSYYSYDASGTITSNARNLGESTGSTWDNQCFTYDVTGELAHAWTSKLTPDGKGTGCKSSNGASWGHRTDYAASTGPVAEAPDATAPDSSLTSTLSASAPDATTVSTGTTAYRQSFTFDWLGNRATLTEHDTADATKNVTFTYQYGKTVTGTSTLAQPHTATSISSSPSGKGSAYTYDDTGNTTVRDLPSTTQDLVWSPENKLDSITDDGKKTTYVYDADGNRILENSPSGSTLYLGETELTTNWTGRITQASRSYAQPGAPTVVRSTTNGATTGHKRSVLIADHLGTANTSVDLATGQPVTRRAFKPYGEVRGTKPTNWPDKHSYLGVGIDDAATGLTHIGAREYDQNSGRFLSADPVIDFADPLQMNGYAYSNNSPVSYSDPTGLEREHTPDGGCDPITCPDADWGTEEEAQALVDGIYGAGTATVTVTKTGTATKPSTNCDWKCKLGNWWDENKVTVVTVTTEIAVSATCYTTAGVTGTATGGLGYGIAAGCGAIAGAAGAAAGNAVDDNADHSVGGQLGGMAEGAVWGGAGGVLGQGLGNLMQKGANALAGKILSGCFKNSFVPGTLVLMADGSTQPIEELELGDEVLATDPETGETRPEKVTATILGKGSKHLVKITVDMDGEKGGETASITATDGHPFWVPELGEWIEATDLKSGDWLRTTEVFASG comes from the coding sequence GTGGGGTTGCTGCCCGCGCAGTCGCTGGCGATCCCGCCGGATCCGGGGCAGGCGGAGACCGGACGCGAGACGCTGTCCCTGGAAGAGCTGAAGCGAGACTTGCCGATCCCCGGCAAGGTGTTCAGCCGCCATCTGGACACGCTCAAGGCCGATATTCCCAAGGACCTGGTCCAGGCCCCGACGGGCACGACGAGCCCGCCTTCCAACCTCACGGGCTCGGTCAGCTTCGGCTCGACCACGACTCCTGCATCCGCGCGGACTGCTGTCACCGCAGCCGATCAGGCGGCGCTGACCCCCGTGGGAACCCTGCCGGTCAGCCTCGGTCAGGCCCCCGACCAGTTGGCGCCGACCGGCACTTGGCAGGTCACCATCCCGGACCAGGCCTCCGCGGTCAGCCAGGGCGTGGACGGTGCCGTGCTTGTCGTGCAGGCGCCGGACACGGGCTCGGTCCCGATCTCCGTCAAGCTCGACTACTCCAAGTTCAAGAACCTCTACGGCGCGGACTGGGCCTCACGCCTGCGTTTCGTGCAGTTCCCCGACTGCTATCTGCAGACGCCGGACGACGAGGCCTGCCAGACGTACGAGGAACTGGAGACGACCAACGACACGGCGTCCAAGTCCCTTACCGCAACCGTCGACCCGGCGACCGACGGCACGGTGACCCCGGCTTCGGCCGCGCCCTCGTCCACCAACGGCTCCGGCGTTGCGCAGGCCGCGTACCGGACATCCACTTCGGCGACGCCCGCGGCGGCCGGAGGCACGGCTGTGCTCGGTGCGGTCGACTCGGGTGGTGCAGAGGGCGGCAGCTTCAAGGCGACCCCCCTCGCCTCCGACGGCAAGTGGGAGGCGGGGGGATCGTCGGGCGCGTTCAGCTGGTCGTATCCGCTGAACGTGCCGTCCCCGCCGGCGGGTCCTGCCCCCAAGATCTCTTTCAACTACAACTCGCAGGCCGTGGACGGCCGTACGGCCGTCTCCTCGCCGCAGGCGTCCTGGATCGGCGAGGGCTGGGGCTACGACCCCGGCCACATCGAACGCCGTTACCGCTCCTGCCAGGACGACCGCAAGACTCTCAACTCCGGTGCGCCCAACAACACCGCCAAGAAGGACAAGACGTCCGACCTGTGCTGGGTGTCGTACAACGCGGTGATGTCGCTGGCGGGCAAGACCACCGAGCTCGTCCGTGACGCGCCCGCGGGCAGCAATCCCGAAACCGACACCGAGATCTACCGCCCGCAGCAGGACGACGGCACGCGCGTCCAGCGGAAGACGGGCGGCAGCAACGGCGACAACAACGGCGAGTACTGGATCGTCACCACTCCGGACGGCACCACGTACTACTACGGCCTGAACCAGGTCGGTGGCGGGCACGCCGACACCGACTCCGTCTCCACCGTGCCCGTCTTCGGCAACCACCCCGAAGAGCCGTGCCACGCGACCGCCTTCGCGGACTCCCGCTGCGGCGCGGGCAAGCAGCAGGCCTGGCGCTGGGGACTGGACAAGGTCGTCGACGTCCACGGCAACGTGATGGTGATCGACTGGCACCAGTCCACCAACTACTACGCCGTCAACAAGAAGTTCAAGTCGCCCGAGAAGTACGACCGCGCCGCCTACCCGGACGTCATCGAGTACGGCATGCGCTCCTCGGACCTCACCAAGCCTTCCGCCAAGGTCGACTTCGTCGCGGCCCAGCGCTGCCTGGCCTCCGCCACCGTCTGCGACGGCGACAACTTCGACAAGACCGACGACCCGGGCGCGTACCGCCCCTGGTGGGACAGTCCCGGCAACCTCAACTGCAAGTCCACGTCCAAGCTCTGCCCCGCCTTCCCGTCCTTCTGGACCCGGCTGCGCCTCTCAGCGGTCACCACATACGGCCAGCGGCCCGGTTCCGGCGACCTCCAGAAGGTGGACACGTACACGCTCCACCAGTCCTTCCCCCAGGACTGGTACGACACCTCACCCGGCCTCTGGCTCAACTCGATTACTCGCACCGGGTATGGGCCCGGCGACACCACCGGCACCCTCCAGTCCAAGGACGGCATCAGCTTCGCGCCGTACACCGTCGGTTCCACCTCGCCCCTGCACAGGCGCCTGAAGGACCGGCAGCTGCCGAACCTGGTACGCAACGGCACAAGTGACCAGCGCCCCGGCTTCACCCGCCCGCGCATCGGCACCGTCTCGACGGAGTACGGCGGTGACATCGAGGTCGAGTACACCGGCGGCTGCTCGGCCCCGCCCGCGGAGGACAAGGGCAAGAGCAACGGCACCTGCTACCCGGTCCGCTGGTCGCCCGACGGAGACGAGAAGACACCGGCCAAGGCGTGGTTCAACAAGTACGTCGTCGACGCCGTCATCGAGACCGACAAGGTCACGTCACACGGCAAGCCGGTCATCACGAAGTACAAGTACGCGGGCGCGGCCTGGGCCAAGAGTGATGACGAGTTCGCGCGGCCCGCGCTGTGGACGTACAGCGACTGGCGGGGATACCGGCAGGTCACGGCCATCAAGGGCAGCAAGTCCGTGTCCCAGCACGGCGTTCCGCAGTCCCAGTCCTCTTCGGTGACCCGCTACTTCCAGGGATCCGGCGGAGAGGTCAAGGACTCCATGGGCAAGCACACGCTGCTGTCGGACGACGCACCGCAGTACGCCGGAATGCCCGCGGAGACCATCACCTACCGAGACTCCGACGGCGAGATCCTCAAGCGCGACCTGAACTTCCCCTGGTCCCAGCAGACCGCGTCCCGCTCGCGCGAGAACGAGGACGGGACCGACGGCGACCCGCTGCTCGCGCACCGCGTGGGCGTCAAGCGGACTGACGCGATCCAGACGGTTGACGACGACGGCGGCTGGCGCGCTGTCCGCACGCTGACCTCGGTCGACGACACCTACGGCCTTCCCATCCAGGTGGAGACCGCCGTCGTCAAGCCCAACGGCACTGATGAGACGCTCTCCGACCAGACCTGCACGAAGACGTTCTACGTGCACAACACCTCGGCCTGGCTGATCGGTCTGCCCAAGGAGCAGCGCACGACGGCCACTTCCTGTGCCGGGTACGACTCCGCCGACCCGGGCACGCAGCTCAAGGCAGCGGTGCGGAACACCTACGACAACTTGGCTTATGGCGACGTGCCTACCAAGGGCCTGATTACCTCCGCGGCACAGACCAACGGGGCCGGCACGTCGTACTCCGTGGTCATGACCACCACGTACGACCCGCTGGGACGGGTCCGCGCATTGACCGCTCCGGGCGTCGGCACGACAGAGAAGCAGTACACCCCGGGTGACGAGGGTGGTCCCGTCACATCGGTCAAGACGGTCAATGCCAAGGGTCATGCGACGACCACGACCTATGACCCGGGTCGCGACCTGCCTCTGACGGTCACGGACCCCAACGATCGTGTGAGCCGCTCTGAGTACGACGATCTCGGTCGCTTGGTGAAGGGCTGGTCCCCGTCGCGCTCGTCTGGCGGCAAGTCGCCGAACGTCGAGATCGAATACCAGGCGGCGATCGCCACGTCCGACAAGAACAGCCCGGCCGCCGTGACGCTGAAGACCCTCAAGGACGACGGCTCATTTGCCCGCGAGGTGACCCTCTACGACGGCCTGACCCGCGAGGTCCAGAAGCAGACCGATGCCCATGGCCCCGGCCGGATCATCGTCGACACCACGTACAACGATCACGGTCTGGTTGATGATCAGACCGGTGCGTACCTGGCGAAGGACGAGCCGGACACGGAACTCTTCGCTCCCCGGTCCAAGTCCCAGATCCCCAGCTGGGTCAAGCACCGCTATGACGGCCTGCAACGCGAGGTCCGTGCGTCGACCTACCACGACGGTGACTACAAGCACGCGACATACATGGAGTACGGCTACACCAGCACCTGGGTGAACCCGCCCGGCTCGACGACCCCGACCACCCGCACGTACACCGACGCGCTCGGCCGGGTCACCTCCATTAAGCACTACACCAAGGAGGACTCCGACGCGACCGCCGGGCGCACGACGAAGTACGAGTACGACGCGAGGGGCAACCGCGACAAGATCACCGACGCGGCGGGCAACGTCTGGTCGTACACCTTCGACGCCCGAGGCCGGGTCACGTCCTCCACCGACCCCGACACCGGAACGACGTCGACCTGGTACGACGACGCCGACCGCGCAAACCACGTCAAGGACGCGCGCAACCAGGAGACGTTCACCGAGTACGACGTCCTCGGGCGCGTCCTGAAGGTGAGGCAGGGCTCCGCGACCGCGACCCCCGTCAAGGAGTACACCTACGACACGTTGTCCGGCGCACTCGGCAAGCCCGTCGCGTCGATCCGGCACACGAGCAACGGCGACTACATCAACCGCGTCACCGGCTACGACACCGAATACAGCGTCACCGGCAGCGAAACGGTCATCCCGGCCAACTCAACGACCACCGGCCTGGCCGGCACCTACGCCTACGAGTACACCTACACGCCCACCGGAAAGCCGCAGACGGTCACGCTGCCCGCGGCGGGCGGCCTGGCGAAGGAGAAGGTCGTCACGCGCTACAACGGCGACGGCCTCCCGGAGTCGACGTCAGGAACGGCCTGGTACACGACCGACGCGACCTACTCGCCCTACGGCGAGGTGCTGCGGACGGTCACCGGCGCCCAGCCCTACCGCGTCTGGACGACGAACTTCGTCGACCCGCACACAGGCCGGCTCCAGCGCACGGTGACCGACCGCGAGACGGCCGACCCGCACCGCATCACGGACAGCTACTACTCCTACGATGCGTCTGGCACCATCACGTCCAACGCCCGCAACCTGGGCGAGTCGACGGGCAGCACCTGGGACAACCAGTGCTTCACGTACGACGTGACGGGCGAGCTGGCGCACGCCTGGACGTCGAAGCTCACACCGGACGGCAAGGGCACGGGCTGCAAGTCGTCGAATGGGGCGAGTTGGGGTCACCGTACCGACTATGCGGCCTCGACCGGCCCGGTCGCCGAAGCCCCGGACGCGACGGCCCCGGATTCCTCCCTGACGTCGACGCTTTCCGCATCCGCGCCGGACGCGACCACGGTGTCGACAGGCACGACTGCCTACCGCCAGTCGTTCACCTTCGACTGGCTCGGCAACCGTGCCACGCTGACCGAGCACGACACGGCGGACGCGACGAAGAACGTCACGTTCACCTACCAGTACGGCAAGACGGTCACGGGGACGTCGACCCTGGCCCAGCCGCACACGGCCACGTCGATCAGCTCCAGCCCCTCCGGCAAGGGCAGCGCCTACACATACGACGACACGGGCAACACCACGGTCCGGGACCTGCCCAGCACCACGCAGGACCTGGTCTGGTCGCCCGAGAACAAGCTCGACTCGATCACGGACGACGGCAAGAAGACGACGTACGTCTACGACGCTGACGGCAACCGCATCCTGGAGAACTCGCCTTCCGGCTCCACGCTGTACTTGGGCGAGACCGAGCTGACGACAAATTGGACGGGAAGGATCACCCAGGCCTCGCGTTCATATGCCCAGCCAGGCGCGCCGACGGTCGTCCGCAGCACCACCAACGGAGCGACGACAGGCCACAAGCGCAGTGTCCTGATAGCCGACCACCTCGGCACGGCGAACACGTCGGTCGACCTGGCCACCGGCCAGCCCGTCACCCGCCGCGCCTTCAAGCCCTACGGCGAAGTCCGCGGCACCAAGCCGACCAACTGGCCCGACAAGCACAGCTACTTGGGGGTCGGCATCGACGACGCGGCCACGGGCCTGACGCACATAGGCGCTCGCGAATACGACCAGAACTCCGGCCGCTTCCTCTCGGCGGACCCGGTGATCGACTTCGCGGACCCGCTGCAGATGAACGGGTACGCGTACTCCAACAACAGCCCGGTGAGTTATTCGGATCCGACAGGTCTGGAGCGTGAGCACACGCCGGACGGCGGGTGCGACCCCATCACCTGTCCCGACGCGGACTGGGGTACCGAGGAAGAGGCCCAGGCCCTCGTCGACGGGATTTACGGCGCAGGGACCGCAACCGTGACGGTCACGAAGACCGGCACGGCCACCAAGCCGTCGACCAACTGCGACTGGAAGTGCAAGCTCGGTAACTGGTGGGACGAGAACAAGGTCACGGTCGTCACCGTCACCACCGAAATCGCGGTGAGCGCGACGTGTTACACCACTGCTGGTGTGACAGGCACCGCAACCGGCGGTTTGGGCTACGGAATCGCGGCCGGCTGCGGGGCCATCGCAGGCGCGGCGGGCGCCGCTGCCGGTAACGCGGTAGACGACAATGCCGATCACAGCGTCGGCGGCCAACTGGGCGGCATGGCCGAAGGCGCCGTGTGGGGCGGGGCTGGCGGCGTGCTCGGGCAGGGGCTCGGCAATTTGATGCAGAAGGGCGCCAACGCCCTTGCCGGCAAAATACTCAGTGGCTGTTTCAAGAACAGCTTCGTTCCCGGCACCCTCGTCCTGATGGCCGACGGCTCCACCCAACCCATCGAAGAGCTCGAGCTCGGCGACGAGGTCTTGGCCACCGACCCGGAGACCGGTGAGACCCGGCCCGAGAAAGTAACCGCAACCATCCTGGGCAAGGGCTCAAAGCACCTGGTCAAGATCACCGTCGACATGGATGGTGAGAAGGGTGGCGAGACCGCATCCATTACCGCAACGGACGGACATCCCTTCTGGGTTCCGGAGCTGGGTGAGTGGATTGAAGCGACTGATCTGAAGTCGGGCGACTGGCTGCGGACAACTGAGGTTTTCGCTTCGGGGTGA
- a CDS encoding Uma2 family endonuclease — MSAASENGLDDERPYRWPIPPPEGWTADDLDRIPGLPPHTELIDGSLVFMSPQTAFHGRCMRLLESTLLAQAPDHLDVMREMTVKLDAKNRPEPDVLVFPVEANTGPNQTWYKPEDILLAVEVVSLDSRERDREVKPRKYAEAGVPHFWRVEQDEDKGLPVVYVYELDPATKSYGLTGIFHERLKVVAPFEIEIDLTAVDRRRGGSEPA; from the coding sequence ATGAGCGCCGCATCCGAGAACGGGCTCGACGACGAGCGGCCGTACCGCTGGCCGATCCCGCCCCCCGAGGGCTGGACCGCGGACGACCTCGACCGTATCCCGGGCCTCCCGCCGCACACGGAGCTGATCGACGGGAGTCTCGTCTTCATGAGTCCGCAGACCGCATTTCACGGGCGCTGCATGCGTCTGCTGGAGAGCACTCTCCTGGCGCAGGCCCCGGACCATCTCGACGTCATGCGGGAGATGACGGTCAAGCTGGACGCCAAGAACCGGCCCGAGCCAGATGTCCTCGTGTTTCCGGTGGAGGCGAACACGGGACCCAACCAAACCTGGTACAAACCCGAGGACATTCTGCTGGCTGTCGAAGTGGTCTCGCTCGACTCTCGCGAACGCGACCGCGAGGTCAAGCCCCGCAAGTACGCCGAGGCCGGCGTCCCGCATTTCTGGCGTGTCGAGCAGGACGAGGACAAGGGCCTGCCCGTCGTCTACGTCTACGAGCTCGACCCGGCCACGAAGTCGTACGGTCTCACCGGGATTTTCCACGAGCGGCTCAAGGTCGTCGCCCCCTTCGAGATCGAGATCGATCTGACGGCCGTCGACAGGCGGCGAGGCGGCTCGGAGCCCGCATAG
- a CDS encoding VOC family protein, which translates to MSDDASYELLGFDNVLLPVGDLGEAVRFYERAGFPVAFRLDEAGIALLKVGKETPGVLLRADEELSHRPPSWGSARVWLEVRDARVAAEALAAAGIQPLGAPFPVATGWTIEFTDPWGNVIGLTDYSKRPELGRQT; encoded by the coding sequence ATGTCAGATGATGCGTCATACGAGCTGCTCGGGTTCGACAACGTCCTTCTGCCCGTCGGGGACCTCGGCGAGGCTGTGAGGTTCTACGAGCGGGCCGGGTTTCCCGTGGCGTTCCGGCTCGATGAGGCCGGGATCGCGCTGCTGAAGGTGGGCAAGGAGACGCCGGGTGTGCTGTTGCGGGCGGACGAGGAGCTGAGCCATCGCCCGCCGTCGTGGGGCTCGGCGCGGGTGTGGCTGGAGGTGCGGGACGCGCGGGTCGCGGCGGAGGCCCTCGCGGCGGCGGGCATTCAGCCGCTGGGCGCCCCGTTCCCCGTCGCCACTGGGTGGACCATCGAGTTCACCGATCCCTGGGGGAACGTCATCGGCCTGACGGACTACAGCAAGCGGCCCGAGCTCGGGCGGCAGACCTAG
- a CDS encoding thiol-disulfide oxidoreductase DCC family protein has translation MAGSSATRDRGAARVPVLGLTVLYDARCSLCTFLRDWLGKQAQLVPLRFVPAGSDEARRRFPELDHEATLGEITVVGDGGQVYTGAVAWVVTLWALREYRPLAHRLSTPAGARLAKGATLAAAKWREGHTPGQREANTRGRGEAGARQQWKAQRRWGGGAYYSGDGWSYDPSTGWTYTAPGCDSGACTTR, from the coding sequence GTGGCGGGCTCGTCAGCCACCCGCGACCGGGGCGCCGCGCGCGTCCCGGTCCTCGGGCTCACCGTTCTCTACGACGCGCGGTGCTCGCTGTGCACCTTCCTGCGGGACTGGCTCGGCAAGCAGGCGCAGCTCGTTCCGCTGCGGTTCGTTCCGGCCGGGTCCGACGAGGCCCGGCGGCGTTTCCCGGAACTCGATCACGAGGCCACCCTCGGCGAGATCACCGTCGTGGGAGACGGAGGGCAGGTGTACACGGGGGCCGTCGCCTGGGTCGTCACGCTCTGGGCGTTGCGCGAGTACCGGCCGCTCGCCCATCGGCTGAGCACCCCGGCGGGTGCCCGGCTCGCGAAGGGCGCGACCCTCGCCGCCGCCAAGTGGCGGGAGGGCCACACCCCGGGACAGCGGGAGGCCAACACCCGGGGCCGGGGGGAGGCCGGCGCCCGGCAGCAGTGGAAGGCCCAGCGGCGGTGGGGCGGTGGTGCGTACTACTCGGGTGACGGCTGGAGTTACGACCCGAGTACGGGGTGGACGTACACAGCCCCCGGCTGTGACAGCGGCGCCTGCACGACTCGTTAG
- a CDS encoding TetR/AcrR family transcriptional regulator, whose translation MPEQNDGPDEGPSPEAAPATKSEQTRALILETAMRLFQERGYDKTTMRAIAKEAGVSVGNAYYYFAGKEHLIQGFYDRIAAEHQAAVREVLDRETDLEARLGGVLKAWLDIATPYHEFAVQFFKNAADPDSPLSPFSPESEHARVEAISVHREVLAGAKTKVPDELRDVLPELMWLSQMGLVLYWVFDRTEGRERSYRLAQRGARLTARGVSLARFRVLRPLVHEVHELFTDFLPGMTNVLPDPASRAAATSN comes from the coding sequence GTGCCCGAACAGAACGACGGCCCCGACGAGGGCCCCTCCCCCGAAGCCGCCCCGGCCACCAAGTCCGAGCAGACCCGCGCGCTCATCCTGGAGACCGCGATGCGGCTGTTCCAGGAGCGGGGGTACGACAAGACGACCATGCGGGCCATCGCCAAGGAGGCCGGGGTCTCCGTCGGGAACGCGTACTACTACTTCGCCGGCAAGGAGCACCTCATCCAGGGCTTCTACGACCGGATCGCCGCCGAACACCAGGCGGCCGTGCGGGAGGTGCTGGACCGCGAGACCGACCTGGAGGCCCGGCTCGGCGGGGTGCTGAAGGCGTGGCTGGACATCGCCACCCCGTACCACGAATTCGCAGTGCAGTTCTTCAAGAACGCGGCCGATCCGGACAGCCCGCTCAGCCCCTTCTCCCCCGAGTCGGAGCACGCGCGCGTGGAGGCCATCAGCGTCCACCGGGAGGTGCTGGCCGGGGCGAAGACCAAGGTGCCGGACGAACTCCGGGACGTCCTGCCCGAGTTGATGTGGCTCTCCCAGATGGGGCTCGTCCTGTACTGGGTCTTCGACCGGACGGAGGGGCGCGAGCGCAGCTACCGGCTCGCCCAGCGCGGGGCACGGCTGACCGCGCGCGGCGTCTCACTGGCCCGCTTCCGCGTCCTGCGGCCCCTCGTCCACGAGGTGCACGAGCTGTTCACGGACTTCCTGCCGGGGATGACCAACGTGCTGCCGGATCCCGCGTCGAGGGCCGCCGCCACCAGCAACTAG